From the Meleagris gallopavo isolate NT-WF06-2002-E0010 breed Aviagen turkey brand Nicholas breeding stock chromosome 17, Turkey_5.1, whole genome shotgun sequence genome, one window contains:
- the TRAFD1 gene encoding TRAF-type zinc finger domain-containing protein 1 isoform X1, whose amino-acid sequence MAAVTEVQTQLCGNCKKNIPAANFTIHEIHCSRNLEVCHYCNESVPKAEMKNHIDSEHVQVTCKCSMKVEKSLLEDHETLACPLRPAVCQHCDIQLTFNKLQDHESYCGARTEMCNGCGLNVMVKDLKEHPQVCGKEVKRVSKTVPRFEGEDAGLRALGDIRNQLRSDNCAGPLWRMPRALERQIYSNCAGDRTLKDISRRNVSRTQRNQNQEYGLEQLERNKNTNSLYEEQNANLDHMLALSLQNENNPRNNTAAEIHRDVWENHYAKEFVPSSSPTETDNSNIFPYDSLLSLNTSNHMKRDEIMLPCEFCEELYPAEDLILHQTGCNPASAFASFSKRSSLDPQKYDDLHNSGFNSCRSDYSSWYPAVQEEGNIIIPCEFCGIQLEEEILFHHQDQCDLRPATANPADNFPSQQPPSPRDNRERRESPELARRRIRHQGDVFPQCIEDFRQQRLNCPAGGNRALSNAANARNAPLTSSGTMRTGDALNSRGKPRKVAGNEGRLKNRGAGEPAGGATPRMRPAQNLHSETFSSSLSRTAPVQPSIRSEGGRNPGMSDVAVGFRNRKVKAKPQSPESGYPEEE is encoded by the exons ATGGCTGCAGTCACGGAGGTGCAGACCCAGCTGTGTGGCAACTG CAAAAAGAATATTCCTGCTGCTAACTTCACCATTCATGAAATCCACTGTAGCAGAAATCTTGAAGTCTGCCATTATTGCAATGAATCAGTCCCAAAGGCTGAGATGAAGAACCACATTGATTCTGAACATGTGCAG GTTACCTGCAAGTGCAGTATGAAGGTTGAAAAAAGCCTCTTGGAGGATCACGAG aCATTGGCGTGCCCTTTGCGTCCTGCAGTCTGCCAGCATTGTGACATCCAGCTTACTTTCAATAAGCTTCAGGATCATGAAAGTTACTGTGGAGCTAGGACTGAGATGTGTAATGGTTGTGGCCTTAACGTAATGGTAAAAGATCTGAAAGAGCATCCCCAAGTCTGTGGGAAAGAGGTGAAGCGAGTAAGCAAAACAGTGCCTCGCTTTGAGGGAGAGGATGCAGGTCTGCGTGCCCTTGGAGACATTAGAAACCAGCTAAGATCAGATAACTGTGCTGGGCCTTTGTGGAGAATGCCCAGGGCACTAGAAAGGCAGATCTATAGCAACTGTGCAGGAGACAGAACACTTAAGGACATtagcagaagaaatgtttccagaacacaaagaaatcaaaatcaAG AGTATGGACTGGAGCAGctggagagaaataaaaacactaaCTCACTTTATGAAGAGCAGAATGCCAATTTAGACCACATGTTGGCTCTTAGCCTTCAGAACGAGAATAATCCTCGCAATAATACTGCAGCAGAGATTCACAGGGACGTCTGGGAAAACCACTATGCCAAAGAGTTCGTGCCATCTTCTAGTCCCACTGAAACAGACAACTCAAATATCTTTCCTTATGACTCTTTACTGTCTTTGAACACTTCAAACCACATGAAAC GTGATGAGATCATGTTGCCGTGTGAGTTTTGTGAGGAGCTCTACCCTGCTGAAGATCTGATTCTTCATCAG ACAGGTTGTAACCCAGCAAGTGCCTTTGCCTCCTTCAGTAAAAGAAGTTCTCTGGATCCACAAAAATATGACGATCTGCATAATAGTGGTTTCAACAGCTGTAGGTCTGATTATTCATCCTGGTATCCAGCTGTCCAGGAAGAAGGAAACATTATCATTCCCTGTGAATTTTGTGGCATCCAACTAGAAGAGGAGATACTTTTTCATCATCAG GATCAATGTGACTTGCGCCCAGCCACAGCCAACCCAGCAGACAACTTTCCATCACAGCAGCCACCATCTCCTCGAGACaacagagagagaagagaatcaCCAGAGCTGGCTCGGAGGCGAATCAGGCATCAAG gaGATGTTTTTCCTCAGTGCATAGAAGACTTCAGGCAGCAGAGGCTCAATTGTCCTGCTGGAGGAAACAGGGCACTGAGTAATGCAGCAAATGCCAGGAATGCACCACTGACCTCTTCTGGTACCATGAGAACTGGTGATGCCCTGAACTCGAGAGGGAAGCCGAGGAAGGTGGCTGGTAATGAAGGAAGGCTGAAGAACAGAGGTGCAGGTGAACCTGCTGGTGGGGCAACACCACGTATGAGACCTGCTCAGAACCTTCATTCAGAAACCTTCTCATCCAGCTTGTCCAGAACTGCTCCAGTTCAACCAAG CATCAGAAGTGAAGGAGGAAGGAATCCAGGGATGTCAGATGTGGCAGTTGGTTTCAGGAACAGGAAGGTGAAG GCAAAGCCCCAGAGCCCTGAGTCTGGCTATCCAGAGGAAGAGTGA
- the TRAFD1 gene encoding TRAF-type zinc finger domain-containing protein 1 isoform X2, with translation MKNHIDSEHVQVTCKCSMKVEKSLLEDHETLACPLRPAVCQHCDIQLTFNKLQDHESYCGARTEMCNGCGLNVMVKDLKEHPQVCGKEVKRVSKTVPRFEGEDAGLRALGDIRNQLRSDNCAGPLWRMPRALERQIYSNCAGDRTLKDISRRNVSRTQRNQNQEYGLEQLERNKNTNSLYEEQNANLDHMLALSLQNENNPRNNTAAEIHRDVWENHYAKEFVPSSSPTETDNSNIFPYDSLLSLNTSNHMKRDEIMLPCEFCEELYPAEDLILHQTGCNPASAFASFSKRSSLDPQKYDDLHNSGFNSCRSDYSSWYPAVQEEGNIIIPCEFCGIQLEEEILFHHQDQCDLRPATANPADNFPSQQPPSPRDNRERRESPELARRRIRHQGDVFPQCIEDFRQQRLNCPAGGNRALSNAANARNAPLTSSGTMRTGDALNSRGKPRKVAGNEGRLKNRGAGEPAGGATPRMRPAQNLHSETFSSSLSRTAPVQPSIRSEGGRNPGMSDVAVGFRNRKVKAKPQSPESGYPEEE, from the exons ATGAAGAACCACATTGATTCTGAACATGTGCAG GTTACCTGCAAGTGCAGTATGAAGGTTGAAAAAAGCCTCTTGGAGGATCACGAG aCATTGGCGTGCCCTTTGCGTCCTGCAGTCTGCCAGCATTGTGACATCCAGCTTACTTTCAATAAGCTTCAGGATCATGAAAGTTACTGTGGAGCTAGGACTGAGATGTGTAATGGTTGTGGCCTTAACGTAATGGTAAAAGATCTGAAAGAGCATCCCCAAGTCTGTGGGAAAGAGGTGAAGCGAGTAAGCAAAACAGTGCCTCGCTTTGAGGGAGAGGATGCAGGTCTGCGTGCCCTTGGAGACATTAGAAACCAGCTAAGATCAGATAACTGTGCTGGGCCTTTGTGGAGAATGCCCAGGGCACTAGAAAGGCAGATCTATAGCAACTGTGCAGGAGACAGAACACTTAAGGACATtagcagaagaaatgtttccagaacacaaagaaatcaaaatcaAG AGTATGGACTGGAGCAGctggagagaaataaaaacactaaCTCACTTTATGAAGAGCAGAATGCCAATTTAGACCACATGTTGGCTCTTAGCCTTCAGAACGAGAATAATCCTCGCAATAATACTGCAGCAGAGATTCACAGGGACGTCTGGGAAAACCACTATGCCAAAGAGTTCGTGCCATCTTCTAGTCCCACTGAAACAGACAACTCAAATATCTTTCCTTATGACTCTTTACTGTCTTTGAACACTTCAAACCACATGAAAC GTGATGAGATCATGTTGCCGTGTGAGTTTTGTGAGGAGCTCTACCCTGCTGAAGATCTGATTCTTCATCAG ACAGGTTGTAACCCAGCAAGTGCCTTTGCCTCCTTCAGTAAAAGAAGTTCTCTGGATCCACAAAAATATGACGATCTGCATAATAGTGGTTTCAACAGCTGTAGGTCTGATTATTCATCCTGGTATCCAGCTGTCCAGGAAGAAGGAAACATTATCATTCCCTGTGAATTTTGTGGCATCCAACTAGAAGAGGAGATACTTTTTCATCATCAG GATCAATGTGACTTGCGCCCAGCCACAGCCAACCCAGCAGACAACTTTCCATCACAGCAGCCACCATCTCCTCGAGACaacagagagagaagagaatcaCCAGAGCTGGCTCGGAGGCGAATCAGGCATCAAG gaGATGTTTTTCCTCAGTGCATAGAAGACTTCAGGCAGCAGAGGCTCAATTGTCCTGCTGGAGGAAACAGGGCACTGAGTAATGCAGCAAATGCCAGGAATGCACCACTGACCTCTTCTGGTACCATGAGAACTGGTGATGCCCTGAACTCGAGAGGGAAGCCGAGGAAGGTGGCTGGTAATGAAGGAAGGCTGAAGAACAGAGGTGCAGGTGAACCTGCTGGTGGGGCAACACCACGTATGAGACCTGCTCAGAACCTTCATTCAGAAACCTTCTCATCCAGCTTGTCCAGAACTGCTCCAGTTCAACCAAG CATCAGAAGTGAAGGAGGAAGGAATCCAGGGATGTCAGATGTGGCAGTTGGTTTCAGGAACAGGAAGGTGAAG GCAAAGCCCCAGAGCCCTGAGTCTGGCTATCCAGAGGAAGAGTGA